One segment of Geomonas ferrireducens DNA contains the following:
- a CDS encoding TIR domain-containing protein: MPSNKPKPFVFVLMPFDPSFDDVYQLGIKEACKQAGMYCERVDEQLFNERILDRIYNQISKADIIVADMSGRNANVFYEAGYSHGLGKRVILLTKNTDDIPFDLKDYPHIIYNGRVVDLIEPLTKKLKWCILTPEMEVNQTACPIELYVSGQKLTLDEINNVHLRSFESLDVNIHNRSNKKYSKNQIRIGFISDRKIDYYSSERKQIPQPDGTVLNIGSYKEEIYPDEWGEYCVDRRTIDKTNCTLRLFLPIGSFDFPLFVTREPQAEPEWYKPLV; the protein is encoded by the coding sequence GTGCCATCAAATAAACCGAAACCTTTTGTCTTTGTTCTTATGCCCTTCGATCCATCCTTTGATGATGTATATCAGCTGGGAATTAAAGAAGCGTGCAAGCAGGCTGGAATGTACTGTGAGCGGGTCGATGAACAACTTTTCAACGAAAGAATCCTTGACCGCATATACAATCAAATATCTAAAGCTGACATCATAGTTGCAGATATGAGCGGACGTAATGCGAATGTATTTTATGAAGCAGGGTATTCACATGGTCTAGGTAAGCGAGTAATACTTTTGACCAAGAACACGGATGATATTCCGTTTGACCTTAAAGATTACCCTCACATTATTTACAATGGTCGTGTCGTGGATTTAATTGAGCCTTTAACTAAAAAGCTAAAGTGGTGTATCCTAACTCCTGAGATGGAGGTTAATCAAACTGCATGTCCAATAGAATTATATGTTAGCGGACAAAAGCTAACCCTCGATGAAATAAACAATGTACACCTTCGGTCTTTTGAATCCTTAGATGTTAATATCCACAATAGATCTAATAAAAAATACTCAAAGAACCAAATACGAATCGGGTTCATCAGTGATCGTAAGATCGATTATTATTCGTCTGAAAGAAAACAGATACCTCAGCCAGATGGAACCGTTTTAAACATTGGCTCTTACAAGGAAGAAATTTATCCTGATGAGTGGGGCGAGTATTGTGTGGACAGGAGGACTATAGATAAAACAAACTGTACACTGAGATTATTTTTGCCAATTGGGTCCTTTGATTTCCCTTTATTCGTTACCAGGGAACCCCAAGCAGAGCCAGAGTGGTACAAGCCCTTAGTTTGA
- the tadA gene encoding tRNA adenosine(34) deaminase TadA, translating into MLKDDHYWMGKALEQAGKAESIGEVPIGAIIVKDGAIIARGHNLRESKQDPSAHAEMIAIRKAAKKLGSWRLTGATLYVTLEPCTMCMGAIILSRIDRVVFGSYDPKGGAAGSLFDFSDDKRLNHSVVLTPGVRGEETSSILSSFFAKLRTQKKKKKVIPAC; encoded by the coding sequence ATGCTGAAAGACGATCACTACTGGATGGGCAAGGCGCTGGAGCAGGCCGGCAAAGCGGAATCGATAGGCGAAGTCCCCATCGGCGCCATCATTGTTAAAGATGGCGCCATTATCGCGCGGGGGCACAACCTGCGCGAGAGCAAGCAGGATCCCTCGGCACACGCCGAGATGATCGCCATACGCAAGGCCGCCAAGAAACTCGGCAGCTGGCGCCTCACCGGCGCGACCCTCTACGTCACCCTCGAACCCTGCACCATGTGCATGGGGGCCATCATCCTCTCCCGAATCGACCGCGTCGTCTTTGGAAGCTACGACCCCAAGGGAGGGGCAGCCGGCTCCCTCTTCGATTTTTCCGACGACAAACGACTGAACCACAGCGTGGTCCTCACCCCGGGTGTCCGCGGGGAAGAGACATCCTCCATCCTCTCCAGTTTTTTCGCCAAGTTGCGTACGCAGAAGAAAAAGAAAAAGGTCATCCCCGCCTGCTGA
- the nikR gene encoding nickel-responsive transcriptional regulator NikR yields the protein MGETVRFGISMDDQLLESFDRLIEQKGYANRSEAIRDLIRAAQVELDWEEGEKEGVGTVTLVYNHHVRDLSDKLTEHQHAHHDQIISALHVHLDAHNCLEVLVVRGKAREVRRIADELIGVKGVKHGKLVMTTTGEGLH from the coding sequence ATGGGCGAGACAGTCAGATTCGGCATTTCCATGGACGACCAACTGCTGGAGAGCTTCGACCGGCTCATCGAACAGAAGGGGTACGCCAACCGCTCCGAGGCGATCCGCGACCTGATCCGGGCCGCCCAGGTCGAGCTCGACTGGGAGGAAGGCGAGAAGGAAGGGGTCGGGACCGTCACCCTGGTTTACAACCACCACGTGCGCGACCTCTCCGACAAGCTGACCGAGCACCAGCACGCGCACCACGACCAGATCATCTCCGCCCTGCACGTCCATCTCGACGCCCACAACTGCCTGGAAGTCCTGGTGGTCCGCGGCAAGGCCCGCGAAGTGCGCAGGATCGCGGACGAACTGATCGGCGTGAAAGGCGTCAAACACGGCAAGCTCGTCATGACCACCACCGGAGAAGGGCTGCACTAA
- a CDS encoding complex I NDUFA9 subunit family protein: MLIFLTGGTGFIGGHVREALLERGHSIRLLVHRRSPAAVEPGVEEIEGDVTRPETFEDAVRGCDATINLVGIIREFRGRGITFQRLHVEATRNVIAAAKKAKVRRHLQMSALGTRADSTAHYFKSKYEAEEEVRRSGLDYTIFRPSIVFGPKDDFINKLAGYLRSFPAMPVIGDGEYQLQPIAADDVARCFADALERPDAIGHEYDLCGPDRYTYNQLLDTIGKVMGKSHVAKINNPLPLMRLIVPFFEGFSFFPVTSDQIAMLVQGSTCDGSWRGTFNFEPIRFEPGIRSYLRP; encoded by the coding sequence ATGTTGATCTTTTTGACTGGTGGTACCGGCTTTATCGGCGGACACGTACGGGAGGCGCTGCTCGAGCGCGGGCACAGCATCCGGCTTCTCGTGCACCGTAGAAGTCCCGCCGCCGTCGAACCCGGTGTCGAGGAGATCGAGGGGGACGTGACGCGCCCCGAGACCTTCGAGGACGCGGTACGCGGCTGCGACGCCACAATAAACCTGGTCGGCATCATCCGGGAGTTCCGAGGGCGCGGCATCACCTTCCAGCGCCTTCACGTCGAAGCCACCCGTAACGTCATAGCCGCAGCCAAAAAGGCTAAGGTGCGCCGTCATCTGCAGATGTCCGCCCTCGGCACGCGTGCCGACAGCACCGCCCACTATTTCAAGAGCAAATACGAAGCGGAAGAAGAGGTCCGCCGCTCCGGACTCGACTACACCATCTTCCGGCCCTCCATCGTCTTCGGCCCGAAGGACGACTTCATCAACAAGCTCGCCGGATACCTGCGCAGTTTTCCCGCCATGCCGGTGATCGGCGACGGCGAGTACCAGTTGCAGCCCATTGCCGCCGACGACGTCGCCCGCTGCTTCGCCGATGCCCTTGAGCGTCCCGACGCCATAGGGCATGAGTACGACCTCTGCGGTCCGGACCGCTACACCTATAACCAGCTTCTGGACACCATCGGCAAGGTAATGGGGAAAAGTCACGTCGCCAAGATAAACAACCCGCTCCCACTCATGCGTCTCATCGTTCCCTTCTTCGAGGGGTTCTCCTTCTTTCCCGTCACCTCCGATCAGATCGCCATGCTCGTGCAAGGAAGCACCTGCGACGGCAGCTGGCGTGGCACCTTCAACTTCGAGCCGATAAGGTTCGAGCCCGGCATCCGCAGTTACCTAAGGCCATAG
- a CDS encoding ferritin family protein, with protein sequence MAEQGDVCYTFEAAIEMAAQMENEGYRAYLAALKVVKDKAAREIIKEAAFDELEHKHQLEKALVEGEMRGGDGLHQPVPTMNLDYVLPKKELHPGSTARDAMAYAIHLEKGSIDFYDRMSRGCEGAPMAVLFKKMLADESRHLQELEDLYERYFMTEN encoded by the coding sequence ATGGCTGAGCAAGGTGATGTCTGTTACACATTCGAAGCAGCGATAGAAATGGCCGCCCAGATGGAAAACGAAGGGTACCGTGCGTATCTTGCCGCACTGAAAGTCGTGAAAGACAAGGCTGCGCGCGAAATCATCAAGGAGGCGGCGTTCGACGAACTGGAGCACAAGCACCAGTTGGAAAAGGCGCTCGTGGAAGGCGAGATGAGGGGGGGGGATGGGCTGCACCAGCCGGTGCCTACCATGAACCTTGACTACGTCCTGCCGAAGAAGGAACTCCACCCCGGGTCGACGGCGCGCGACGCTATGGCTTACGCCATCCATCTGGAGAAGGGGTCCATCGACTTCTACGACAGGATGTCCCGCGGTTGCGAAGGGGCGCCCATGGCGGTGCTCTTCAAGAAGATGCTTGCCGACGAATCCCGCCACCTGCAGGAGCTCGAGGACCTTTACGAGCGGTACTTCATGACCGAGAACTAG
- a CDS encoding FKBP-type peptidyl-prolyl cis-trans isomerase, which yields MAQAKEGDRVKVHYTGRLDDGTVFDSSECGEGECGHDHGPFEFTVGAGQVIPGFDAGVKGLAVGESKTVHIPVDEAYGERMEEMIAVVPRTELPPEMNPEVGHQLEVTQQDGQIFNVIVTEVTDESITIDANHPLAGQALNFDIKLVEIL from the coding sequence ATGGCACAAGCTAAAGAAGGGGACCGCGTAAAGGTTCATTATACGGGCAGGCTCGATGACGGCACCGTATTCGACAGCTCCGAATGCGGCGAGGGCGAGTGCGGCCACGACCACGGTCCGTTCGAGTTCACCGTCGGCGCCGGCCAGGTCATCCCGGGCTTCGACGCAGGCGTTAAAGGGCTCGCCGTCGGCGAGAGCAAGACCGTCCACATCCCGGTCGACGAGGCGTACGGCGAGAGGATGGAAGAGATGATCGCGGTTGTGCCGCGCACCGAGCTTCCGCCGGAAATGAATCCGGAAGTGGGGCATCAGCTCGAGGTCACCCAACAGGACGGCCAGATCTTCAACGTAATAGTAACCGAGGTGACCGACGAATCGATCACCATCGACGCCAACCACCCGCTGGCAGGCCAGGCGCTCAACTTCGACATCAAACTGGTTGAGATCCTCTAG
- a CDS encoding NUDIX hydrolase — protein METKNRSLLFTGLVVDVEQMDVLIGNQGWYTYQVVRHPGGAAVLALHDDGCITLIRQLRPAVGDFLLEIPAGRLSKGEDPQLCAERELLEETGLKAEKLISLGLLHPSPGVFDEKIHLYLATGLTQGDAEPEDYEEISCEKVPFAEAVAMAADGRITDGKTIAALLRAQRHIE, from the coding sequence ATGGAAACCAAGAACCGATCCCTTCTTTTCACCGGCCTCGTTGTGGATGTCGAGCAGATGGACGTCCTGATCGGCAACCAGGGGTGGTACACCTATCAGGTCGTGCGCCATCCCGGGGGCGCGGCCGTTCTCGCTTTGCACGACGACGGCTGCATCACGCTTATCCGCCAGTTGCGCCCAGCGGTGGGTGACTTCCTGCTGGAGATCCCCGCCGGGCGACTTTCCAAGGGAGAGGACCCGCAACTGTGCGCGGAGCGCGAGCTCCTCGAGGAGACGGGTCTCAAGGCGGAGAAGCTGATATCGCTTGGCCTTTTGCACCCATCCCCCGGGGTGTTCGACGAGAAGATCCACCTCTACCTCGCCACCGGTCTTACCCAAGGTGACGCCGAGCCCGAGGATTACGAGGAAATCTCCTGTGAGAAGGTTCCCTTTGCCGAAGCCGTGGCGATGGCGGCGGACGGCCGTATCACCGACGGAAAGACCATAGCCGCGCTGCTGCGCGCCCAGAGACATATCGAATGA
- a CDS encoding RluA family pseudouridine synthase translates to MILTARIDAEQAGLRLDDAAKAIFPQLSKGEIRRVIDWGGCNLNQTLVRVASRQVKEGEELALGIMDAERCIDLVYQKHELLYEDKDFLAVYKGVGVNSQRTPYQLKGTVEYAVECYMKSIGLRDPSRVVHRLDRGTSGVMFFPKHKQAATLISNLLKEGKVQKTYWALVSGSPDEQSWKVDASLDKVSKFRYGVSLKGKPARTVFYVLGEGNGVSAIEAKPLTGRTHQIRVHLAHSGFPIIGDESYGGVPAARMMLHCRAMRFTGPKGKVIEAVAPLDADFLEAAPQGVFEQQEQPAE, encoded by the coding sequence ATGATACTTACCGCACGCATAGATGCAGAACAGGCCGGGCTGAGGCTCGATGACGCCGCGAAGGCGATTTTCCCGCAACTCTCCAAGGGGGAGATCCGCCGCGTCATAGACTGGGGCGGCTGCAACCTGAACCAGACGCTGGTCCGCGTGGCGTCGCGCCAGGTGAAGGAAGGGGAGGAACTTGCCCTGGGGATCATGGATGCCGAGCGCTGCATCGATCTCGTCTATCAAAAGCACGAGCTGCTCTACGAGGACAAGGACTTCCTTGCCGTGTACAAGGGGGTCGGGGTAAACAGCCAGCGTACCCCGTACCAGTTGAAGGGGACCGTGGAGTACGCGGTCGAATGCTACATGAAGAGCATCGGCCTGCGCGATCCTTCCCGCGTGGTGCACCGGCTGGACCGTGGGACGAGCGGCGTCATGTTTTTCCCAAAGCACAAGCAGGCGGCGACCCTCATCTCGAACCTCCTGAAGGAGGGGAAGGTGCAGAAGACTTACTGGGCACTGGTTTCCGGGTCACCCGACGAGCAGAGCTGGAAGGTGGATGCGTCGCTCGATAAGGTGAGCAAGTTCCGTTACGGCGTGTCGCTGAAGGGTAAGCCGGCCCGCACCGTCTTCTACGTGTTGGGGGAAGGTAACGGGGTGAGCGCCATTGAGGCGAAGCCGCTTACCGGGCGCACGCACCAGATCCGCGTGCATCTTGCCCACTCCGGTTTCCCGATCATCGGCGACGAGAGCTACGGCGGGGTTCCGGCCGCACGCATGATGCTGCACTGCCGGGCCATGCGCTTCACGGGTCCCAAGGGGAAGGTCATCGAGGCGGTGGCGCCGCTCGACGCGGATTTCCTAGAGGCTGCGCCGCAGGGTGTCTTCGAGCAGCAGGAACAGCCGGCGGAGTGA
- a CDS encoding cyclase family protein, with protein sequence MRIHDITVALSPDLPTYPGDPPMTVDPWHRIAKGDDANVSRITLGTHAGTHIDPPRHFNDTGITVDEIPLDLLIGKALVVEIKGVKRIGAEELEKAGVKGVERLLIKTDNSTFWEDKRFHEDFAALTADGAHYLHKHKVKLVAVDYLSVEPMDGDGEVHRILLNGGVPVIEGVNLTGVAPGEYQLICLPMKIKDGDGAPVRALLVGNPAAASQTEFDPHTSRWPLS encoded by the coding sequence ATGAGAATCCACGACATCACCGTCGCCCTGTCCCCCGATCTCCCCACCTATCCCGGTGATCCCCCCATGACCGTCGATCCTTGGCACCGCATCGCCAAGGGGGACGACGCTAACGTATCCCGCATCACCCTCGGTACCCACGCCGGAACACACATCGACCCCCCGCGCCATTTCAACGACACCGGCATAACAGTGGACGAAATCCCGCTCGACCTCCTGATCGGAAAGGCGCTGGTCGTGGAGATCAAGGGTGTGAAAAGGATCGGGGCGGAGGAACTGGAGAAGGCGGGCGTGAAGGGAGTGGAACGGCTTCTCATCAAGACCGACAACTCCACTTTCTGGGAAGATAAGAGGTTCCACGAGGATTTCGCTGCACTCACCGCGGACGGCGCCCACTACCTGCATAAGCACAAGGTGAAACTGGTGGCGGTCGACTATCTCTCCGTCGAACCGATGGACGGCGACGGCGAAGTGCACCGGATCCTTTTAAACGGAGGCGTCCCGGTGATCGAAGGGGTGAACCTGACCGGCGTAGCACCGGGAGAATACCAGTTGATTTGTCTGCCGATGAAGATTAAGGACGGGGACGGGGCGCCGGTACGGGCGCTTCTGGTAGGGAACCCCGCTGCGGCGTCACAGACGGAATTCGATCCGCACACAAGCAGGTGGCCCCTTTCGTAG
- the hslO gene encoding Hsp33 family molecular chaperone HslO produces the protein MTDYLVRAMAKSGTVRALTCVTTATVSEVCRRHGTLPTATAALGRALTAGAMMGALMKTGQRVALRFEGNGPLKKIVIEADANGSVRGYVGDPQVHLLRPDGALDVPNALGRAGFITVAKDLGLKEPYRGMVQLYTGGIAEDLALYLVESEQIPSAVGIAEFIEQDGEVAACGGFLIQAIPPIDPLVIEELMTRIEQLPSLSDLLHQGKTPEEIMALLLAGIDYEILEKRAVGFACSCDRERIERVLISMGKKELSAMLVEQHGSEVTCEFCGEKYIFNESDLERLIDETA, from the coding sequence ATGACGGATTATCTGGTACGGGCCATGGCCAAATCGGGGACGGTGAGGGCGTTGACCTGTGTCACAACGGCAACCGTAAGCGAGGTCTGCCGTCGTCACGGCACGCTTCCCACGGCCACCGCCGCCCTTGGGCGTGCGCTCACCGCGGGTGCCATGATGGGAGCGCTGATGAAGACCGGACAGCGGGTCGCACTGCGCTTCGAAGGTAACGGTCCCCTCAAGAAGATCGTCATAGAGGCTGACGCGAACGGCAGCGTGCGCGGCTATGTGGGCGACCCGCAGGTGCACCTGCTCCGTCCCGACGGGGCGCTCGACGTCCCCAACGCCCTCGGTCGCGCCGGCTTCATCACCGTTGCCAAGGACCTGGGTCTCAAGGAGCCGTACCGCGGCATGGTGCAGCTCTACACGGGCGGCATAGCCGAAGACCTGGCGCTCTACCTCGTGGAGTCCGAACAGATCCCGTCCGCCGTCGGTATCGCCGAGTTCATCGAACAGGACGGCGAGGTCGCCGCATGTGGCGGCTTCCTGATCCAGGCCATCCCCCCCATCGATCCGCTCGTGATCGAGGAACTGATGACCAGGATCGAGCAGCTCCCTTCGTTGAGCGATCTGCTGCATCAGGGAAAGACCCCGGAGGAGATCATGGCACTGCTTCTCGCCGGGATTGATTACGAGATCCTTGAGAAGCGCGCCGTCGGCTTTGCCTGCAGCTGTGACCGCGAGCGCATCGAGCGGGTGCTCATCTCCATGGGGAAGAAGGAACTTTCCGCCATGCTCGTCGAACAGCACGGCAGCGAGGTCACCTGCGAATTCTGCGGCGAGAAATACATCTTCAACGAGAGCGATCTCGAACGGCTCATCGACGAAACGGCCTGA
- a CDS encoding peptidase U32 family protein — translation MSLKQNSNVTNKPELLSPAGSLEAFFAAMEKGADAVYAGLKDFSARAKAKNFSLSQMERMTAYAHGNGKKVYVTLNTLVKEAELPLLVDNLAALEAMRVDGVILQDLAVARIAREYFPGIPLHASTQMTIHNSLGVRQLEELGFERVVLARELHIDEIKHIVSTCNAEIECFIHGALCFSISGQCFFSSFLGGHSGNRGRCAQPCRRQYKYKGKEGYYLSTNDFSSIEMIPHLMDAGVHSLKIEGRMKSAEYVASVIGAYRMVLDAAPGEHAAKVAEAKELLKRSFGRVPTKGFLASQHPTDISTPSIKGATGRYLGDIREIRGNRISFDTRDRLHVGDRIRVQPKSDMAGRAFTIKELYLGGKKVMNVKENTMVSTPSPFPFKLGDSVFKVSSETAFTMSENACLKRLENVKGDSISCKLTLSYADQKMRVDAQVLGSELTTEFELGELEPSHTSDMEGVLRAQFSRCGETRFTLASFAAPDFPALMIPPPKLKEIRRNFYTWLAEHALGSLKERSAKGRERALAALVARRPGPARGKEELAVKVEQVKDWHELHRDMVDAVILPASKANMHQLGPFSRKLKGSEQKVIWQLPFIIFEADVPFYREAVEAIMRAGFRRFELTNISQFQFFKGTDAELNTDYRLFSLNSQALLSWQEMGVTRATLYIEDDKENLARLLACDLKVNRAVLLYAPVPVITSKISIKDVKGDVPIASDRGDLYSVKVKDNLTVVNAQTPFAITQHRNELRQLGCASFVLDLSLLQQQERDRVLEAFRKGVAVPGASEFNYTAGLV, via the coding sequence ATGTCATTAAAACAGAATAGCAACGTCACCAATAAACCCGAACTTCTCTCACCCGCCGGCTCCCTTGAGGCCTTTTTCGCAGCCATGGAAAAGGGAGCCGACGCGGTCTACGCAGGTCTCAAGGACTTCTCGGCACGCGCCAAAGCGAAGAACTTCAGCCTCTCCCAGATGGAGCGCATGACCGCCTACGCCCACGGCAATGGCAAGAAGGTCTACGTCACCCTCAACACGCTGGTAAAGGAAGCGGAGCTGCCGCTTCTCGTCGACAACCTGGCCGCCCTCGAGGCAATGCGGGTGGACGGCGTCATCCTGCAGGACCTGGCCGTTGCGCGTATCGCCCGTGAATACTTCCCCGGCATCCCGCTGCACGCCTCGACCCAGATGACCATCCACAACTCCCTCGGGGTGCGCCAGTTGGAGGAGCTCGGCTTCGAGCGCGTGGTGCTCGCCCGCGAACTGCACATCGACGAGATAAAGCACATCGTCTCCACCTGCAACGCCGAGATCGAATGCTTCATCCACGGCGCCCTCTGCTTCTCCATCTCGGGACAGTGCTTCTTCTCCTCCTTCCTCGGTGGCCACAGCGGCAACCGAGGACGCTGCGCGCAGCCCTGCCGACGCCAATATAAATATAAGGGGAAGGAAGGGTACTACCTTTCCACCAACGACTTCTCCAGCATCGAAATGATCCCGCACCTGATGGACGCCGGGGTCCACTCCCTGAAGATCGAGGGGCGGATGAAGTCAGCGGAGTACGTGGCGAGCGTCATCGGCGCCTACCGCATGGTGCTCGACGCGGCGCCGGGCGAGCACGCGGCGAAGGTCGCCGAGGCCAAGGAACTCTTGAAACGCTCCTTCGGACGGGTCCCCACCAAGGGGTTCCTCGCCTCGCAGCATCCGACCGACATCTCCACCCCTTCCATCAAAGGGGCGACCGGCCGCTACCTGGGGGACATCCGCGAGATCCGCGGCAACCGGATCAGCTTCGACACCCGCGACCGTCTGCACGTGGGGGACCGCATCAGGGTCCAGCCCAAAAGCGATATGGCGGGGCGCGCCTTCACCATCAAAGAGCTCTACCTGGGCGGGAAGAAGGTCATGAACGTGAAGGAGAACACCATGGTCTCCACACCGTCCCCCTTCCCGTTCAAGCTCGGCGACTCGGTGTTCAAGGTTTCCTCGGAGACCGCCTTCACCATGAGCGAAAACGCCTGCCTCAAACGCCTGGAGAACGTCAAGGGTGACAGCATCTCCTGTAAGCTGACCCTCTCATACGCGGACCAGAAGATGCGGGTAGACGCCCAGGTGCTGGGAAGCGAGCTCACCACCGAGTTCGAGCTGGGCGAACTGGAGCCTTCGCACACAAGCGACATGGAGGGGGTCCTGCGCGCACAGTTCTCAAGGTGCGGAGAAACGCGTTTCACCCTCGCCTCGTTCGCGGCCCCGGACTTCCCTGCGCTCATGATTCCGCCGCCCAAGCTCAAGGAGATCCGGCGCAACTTCTACACCTGGCTTGCCGAGCACGCACTCGGCTCCTTGAAGGAAAGAAGCGCCAAGGGACGCGAGCGGGCGCTCGCCGCGCTGGTCGCCAGACGTCCGGGACCGGCGCGGGGCAAAGAGGAACTCGCAGTCAAGGTCGAACAGGTAAAGGACTGGCACGAACTGCATCGCGACATGGTCGACGCCGTGATCCTGCCGGCGTCCAAGGCAAACATGCACCAGTTGGGCCCGTTCTCGAGAAAACTGAAGGGGAGCGAACAGAAGGTGATCTGGCAGCTTCCTTTCATCATCTTCGAGGCGGACGTACCCTTCTACCGTGAAGCCGTAGAGGCGATCATGCGCGCCGGGTTCCGCCGCTTCGAGCTGACCAACATCTCCCAGTTCCAGTTCTTCAAGGGGACCGACGCCGAGTTGAACACCGACTACCGGCTCTTCTCGCTGAACAGCCAGGCGCTTCTTTCCTGGCAGGAGATGGGGGTCACCCGCGCGACGCTCTACATCGAGGACGACAAGGAGAACCTCGCCCGGCTCCTGGCCTGCGACCTCAAGGTGAACCGCGCCGTGCTACTCTACGCGCCGGTCCCGGTGATCACCTCGAAGATCTCCATCAAGGATGTGAAGGGGGACGTCCCCATCGCCTCGGACCGCGGCGACCTATATTCCGTAAAAGTGAAGGACAACCTGACCGTGGTGAACGCGCAGACGCCGTTCGCCATCACGCAGCACCGAAACGAGCTGCGCCAGTTGGGGTGCGCAAGCTTCGTCCTCGACCTTTCGCTCTTGCAGCAGCAGGAGCGGGACCGTGTGCTGGAGGCGTTCCGCAAAGGTGTCGCGGTCCCCGGCGCTTCCGAGTTCAACTACACCGCGGGGCTCGTCTAG
- the aroF gene encoding 3-deoxy-7-phosphoheptulonate synthase, whose protein sequence is MIVVMKAGAAKKDRDAVTKRIKELGYTAHIIRGTLRDVIGAVGDERGKSVLQTIESMQGVESVVPILQPYKLASKEVKKEPSVVRISDTLAIGGKELVVMAGPCSVENEEQIIESAIAVKAAGAQMLRGGAFKPRTSPYSFQGLEEEGLKLLAKAREITGLPFVTEVIDPDSVDLVASYSDMLQIGARNAQNFALLKKVGQINKPILLKRGMSMTIQEFLMSAEYVMSEGNQSVILCERGIRTFETATRNTLDLSAIPVLKSKTHLPVVIDPSHGTGHYNYIAPMSYAAVAAGADGLIIEVHPDPEKASSDGPQSLKPKKFHALMDRLKLFAEAAEKTL, encoded by the coding sequence ATGATCGTGGTAATGAAGGCAGGAGCGGCCAAGAAGGACAGGGATGCGGTAACGAAGAGGATCAAGGAGCTGGGGTACACCGCGCACATCATCCGCGGTACGCTGCGCGACGTGATCGGCGCGGTCGGGGACGAGCGCGGCAAGAGCGTCCTGCAGACCATCGAGTCGATGCAGGGCGTGGAGAGCGTGGTTCCCATCCTGCAGCCGTACAAGCTCGCGTCGAAGGAAGTGAAGAAAGAGCCGAGTGTGGTGCGCATCTCCGACACGCTCGCCATCGGCGGCAAGGAACTGGTGGTGATGGCCGGTCCCTGTTCCGTGGAGAACGAGGAGCAGATCATCGAATCCGCCATCGCCGTCAAGGCGGCCGGAGCGCAGATGCTGAGGGGCGGCGCCTTCAAGCCGCGCACCTCCCCCTACTCCTTCCAGGGGCTTGAAGAAGAAGGGCTCAAGCTTCTCGCCAAGGCCCGCGAGATCACCGGGCTTCCCTTCGTCACCGAAGTCATCGATCCCGACTCCGTCGATCTCGTCGCCTCCTACTCCGACATGCTCCAGATCGGCGCCCGCAACGCCCAGAACTTCGCCCTTCTGAAGAAAGTGGGGCAGATCAACAAGCCGATACTTCTGAAGCGCGGCATGTCCATGACCATCCAGGAATTCCTGATGAGTGCCGAGTACGTGATGAGCGAGGGGAACCAGTCCGTGATCCTGTGCGAGCGCGGCATCAGGACCTTCGAGACCGCCACGAGGAACACCCTCGATCTCTCCGCGATCCCCGTGTTGAAGTCGAAGACCCATCTTCCCGTCGTCATCGACCCCTCCCACGGCACCGGGCATTACAACTACATCGCCCCGATGTCCTACGCAGCGGTAGCCGCCGGAGCCGACGGGCTCATCATCGAAGTGCATCCCGATCCCGAAAAAGCCTCGTCCGATGGTCCGCAGTCGTTGAAGCCGAAGAAGTTCCACGCCCTGATGGACCGCTTGAAGCTCTTCGCCGAAGCCGCCGAGAAGACGCTGTAA
- a CDS encoding YqaA family protein has product MHEWLVNYGFYSLFLLSFLAATLLPLGSEWLVVALLLARENPPAVVLVATAGNYLGALSTYWIGIYGGDFLTHRVLRMDEESTRRAERFYRRFGSLSLLLSFLPVIGDPLCLVGGVLRVGFIRFSLLVLTGKFARYAAVAWLTLKGAAL; this is encoded by the coding sequence ATGCACGAGTGGCTGGTCAATTACGGGTTTTATTCCCTGTTTCTGCTGAGTTTTCTGGCCGCCACCCTCTTGCCGCTCGGCTCCGAGTGGCTGGTGGTTGCACTCCTCCTCGCGCGGGAAAATCCGCCGGCCGTCGTGCTGGTAGCCACCGCCGGGAACTACCTCGGGGCGCTCAGCACCTACTGGATCGGTATCTACGGCGGCGACTTCCTGACGCACCGGGTGTTGCGCATGGACGAGGAGAGTACGCGCAGGGCGGAGCGGTTCTACCGACGCTTCGGCTCGTTGTCGCTACTCCTCAGTTTCCTGCCGGTCATCGGCGACCCGCTCTGCCTGGTCGGCGGCGTGCTGCGTGTCGGTTTTATCCGCTTTTCTCTACTGGTGCTGACCGGCAAGTTTGCCCGCTACGCGGCGGTTGCCTGGCTTACCCTGAAGGGGGCGGCACTCTGA